The following are encoded in a window of Clostridium thermarum genomic DNA:
- the feoB gene encoding ferrous iron transport protein B, producing the protein MKVALTGNPNSGKTTLFNAITGRIEKVGNWAGVTIEKKEGDIKKHLNKTNTPIIAVDLPGAYSMSPFTSEESITRDFVKNENPDVIINIVDATNLSRSLFFTTQLLELGIPVVVALNKSDLNKKKKTVIDAEGLSKTLGCPVVETIATKSSDNGLEKLISTVVEVKGKAQTSPFNSNGVDMADRDSVEASDKKRYEFVKEIIAKVEKRQVKSNTQTNQDAVDRILAHKWLGIPIFAVIMWAVFSISQTYLGPLLADTFVGWIDAFYGWVEGLLGEGVSPVLAAILLDGIIGGVGAVVGFLPLIMVLFFLLSLLEDCGYMARVAVVMDRFFKKVGLSGKSIIPMIVGTGCGIPGVMATRTIKNERQRRTTAMLTTFMPCGAKLPVIALFAGAFFGDASWVSPLMYFVGIAIIIVGALIVARITGEKNKRAYFIMELPEYRFPSIKRATIDMLSRAKAFIIKAGTIILLSNAVVQIMQTFNWSFEVVEEGAESTSILATIASPFAVLLIPLGFGAWQLAAAAITGFIAKENVVGTLAVVYSITNFIDTEEFALISDGATVAGVMGLTSVAALAYLMFNLFTPPCFAAIGAMNSELESKKWLWGALAFQLGMGYTVAFITYQVGTLITTGGVGTGFLPGLIVVAALIGCVVYLMRKGDAKAQASGKAALSA; encoded by the coding sequence ATGAAAGTAGCACTAACTGGTAATCCCAATAGTGGAAAAACAACATTATTTAATGCAATTACAGGAAGGATAGAGAAGGTAGGTAACTGGGCCGGCGTAACCATTGAGAAAAAAGAGGGGGATATTAAGAAACACCTTAATAAGACAAATACTCCCATTATAGCGGTTGACCTTCCAGGAGCATATTCAATGTCACCATTCACCTCTGAAGAAAGTATTACAAGGGATTTCGTTAAGAATGAAAATCCCGATGTTATAATTAACATTGTGGATGCAACAAACTTAAGCAGAAGTTTATTCTTCACTACTCAACTTCTTGAATTAGGGATACCGGTTGTAGTTGCTCTAAATAAAAGCGATTTGAATAAGAAGAAAAAGACAGTAATTGATGCAGAAGGCCTATCTAAAACATTAGGGTGTCCTGTTGTTGAAACAATAGCTACGAAGTCAAGTGATAATGGGTTAGAAAAGCTTATATCAACAGTGGTAGAAGTTAAAGGTAAGGCTCAAACTTCTCCCTTTAACAGTAATGGTGTAGATATGGCAGATAGAGATTCTGTGGAAGCTTCTGATAAAAAACGATATGAATTTGTTAAAGAAATTATTGCTAAGGTAGAGAAAAGACAGGTAAAGAGTAACACTCAAACTAATCAGGATGCTGTGGATAGAATTTTAGCTCATAAGTGGCTTGGTATTCCTATCTTTGCAGTGATTATGTGGGCTGTTTTCTCAATTTCACAGACATATTTAGGGCCACTATTGGCCGATACATTTGTTGGCTGGATTGATGCCTTTTATGGATGGGTGGAAGGATTACTTGGAGAGGGGGTATCACCGGTACTAGCTGCAATTTTGCTAGATGGTATTATTGGTGGAGTGGGAGCAGTTGTTGGTTTCTTACCTCTTATCATGGTGTTATTTTTCTTACTATCATTGCTTGAAGATTGTGGTTATATGGCTCGTGTTGCCGTGGTTATGGACCGTTTCTTTAAGAAAGTTGGACTATCAGGTAAATCAATTATTCCTATGATTGTTGGTACAGGCTGTGGTATTCCAGGTGTTATGGCGACCAGAACAATTAAAAACGAAAGACAGAGAAGAACCACTGCAATGTTGACAACCTTCATGCCTTGTGGAGCTAAGCTGCCTGTTATTGCCCTGTTTGCCGGTGCTTTCTTTGGTGATGCATCTTGGGTTTCACCACTTATGTATTTTGTTGGTATAGCTATAATTATAGTAGGAGCTCTAATAGTAGCAAGAATAACCGGCGAGAAGAATAAGAGAGCATACTTTATCATGGAACTGCCGGAATATAGATTCCCAAGTATTAAGAGAGCTACTATCGATATGCTTTCAAGAGCTAAAGCCTTCATTATTAAGGCTGGAACTATCATACTTTTATCAAATGCAGTAGTACAAATTATGCAGACATTTAACTGGAGCTTTGAAGTTGTTGAAGAAGGTGCAGAAAGTACAAGTATCTTGGCAACTATCGCGTCACCATTTGCTGTTCTACTAATACCCTTGGGCTTTGGTGCATGGCAATTGGCTGCAGCGGCAATTACCGGCTTTATTGCTAAGGAGAACGTAGTTGGTACATTGGCAGTTGTGTATAGTATTACGAACTTTATTGATACTGAAGAGTTTGCTCTAATATCTGATGGAGCAACTGTTGCAGGTGTTATGGGCTTGACTTCAGTAGCTGCTCTTGCATACTTAATGTTTAATCTCTTTACACCTCCATGCTTTGCGGCTATCGGTGCCATGAACTCTGAGTTAGAGAGCAAAAAGTGGCTGTGGGGTGCTCTTGCCTTCCAACTAGGTATGGGTTATACTGTAGCATTTATAACTTATCAAGTAGGAACCTTGATTACAACCGGTGGGGTAGGTACTGGTTTCCTACCTGGCTTAATCGTTGTTGCGGCATTGATTGGCTGTGTGGTATACCTCATGAGAAAAGGTGACGCAAAAGCACAAGCAAGTGGAAAAGCAGCGTTAAGTGCCTAG
- a CDS encoding FeoA family protein has protein sequence MNDIIRNKYMTRFFSKTKELGDQVMNLTQANINTEYSIKDIETNDEEIKNFLFTLGCYEGEAVTVISILTDNFIISVKDARYSIDRELAEAIII, from the coding sequence ATGAATGATATTATTAGGAATAAATACATGACAAGATTCTTTAGCAAAACAAAGGAATTAGGTGATCAAGTGATGAACTTAACACAAGCTAATATTAATACAGAATACAGCATTAAAGACATTGAGACTAATGATGAAGAGATTAAAAACTTCCTGTTTACATTAGGCTGTTACGAAGGTGAGGCTGTAACTGTGATATCCATACTCACTGATAATTTTATAATTTCAGTAAAGGACGCAAGGTATAGTATTGATAGAGAGTTGGCAGAAGCTATTATTATATAG
- a CDS encoding metal-dependent transcriptional regulator, whose amino-acid sequence MKNNESMEMYLETIHILEKSHGHAHGVEIAERLGVSKPSVSKAMNYLKEKGLVNKEAYGTITLTQKGKEISQQIYNNHKLMSLFLRHSLQLTAEEADENACKMEHVITDGMLKAIEAYLLKNNINIDK is encoded by the coding sequence ATGAAAAATAATGAATCGATGGAAATGTATTTAGAAACTATTCATATATTAGAGAAAAGTCATGGACATGCTCATGGGGTAGAGATAGCAGAACGCTTAGGAGTATCAAAGCCTAGTGTATCAAAGGCAATGAATTATCTCAAAGAAAAGGGCCTGGTGAATAAAGAAGCCTATGGAACTATAACCTTAACCCAAAAAGGCAAAGAGATTTCACAGCAAATATATAACAATCATAAATTAATGTCCCTGTTTCTTAGACATTCTCTTCAGCTGACAGCAGAAGAAGCTGATGAAAATGCATGTAAAATGGAACATGTTATAACTGACGGTATGCTAAAAGCGATTGAAGCATATTTACTAAAAAATAATATTAATATTGATAAGTAA
- a CDS encoding cytochrome c biogenesis CcdA family protein — translation MSSLINQWLEAISSAITANMWLAPFLALIAGILTSVTPCSLTSVPLVIGYVGGTGQQDTKKAFHLSAVFAFGMALTFTILGTLASLLGKLLQGTGSWWYIFLGVLMLLMALQTWEIFNFIPPSNIMVTSKKRGFIGAFLAGILGGFFSSPCATPVLIALLAMVAKQGNPLWGILLLLLYSLGHSFLVLIAGTSIGFVQKLSSSDNYGRVSKMFKIIMGVIIALIAFYMFYLGF, via the coding sequence ATGAGTTCACTAATTAATCAGTGGCTTGAAGCAATTTCATCAGCAATTACTGCAAATATGTGGTTAGCGCCATTTTTAGCTTTAATTGCAGGTATATTAACCTCAGTTACACCTTGCTCCCTTACAAGTGTTCCTTTAGTAATAGGATATGTAGGTGGCACTGGACAACAGGATACCAAGAAGGCTTTTCATCTTTCAGCAGTGTTTGCTTTTGGCATGGCTTTAACATTTACTATACTAGGGACATTAGCTTCTTTACTAGGTAAACTTTTGCAAGGAACCGGTTCATGGTGGTACATATTCCTTGGTGTACTCATGCTTTTAATGGCACTGCAAACCTGGGAGATATTTAACTTTATACCCCCTTCTAATATTATGGTAACTAGTAAAAAACGTGGTTTTATTGGAGCTTTTCTGGCAGGAATTTTAGGAGGCTTTTTCTCATCACCTTGTGCTACACCGGTTTTAATTGCGTTACTGGCTATGGTAGCCAAGCAAGGTAACCCATTATGGGGGATATTACTTTTGTTACTATATTCCTTAGGACATAGTTTTTTAGTTCTTATAGCAGGTACCTCTATTGGCTTTGTACAAAAGTTATCTTCCAGTGATAACTATGGCAGAGTTAGTAAGATGTTTAAAATTATTATGGGAGTAATCATTGCGCTTATTGCTTTTTACATGTTTTATTTAGGTTTCTAA
- a CDS encoding thioredoxin family protein: MNDKRNKNTVIRIAVPVILICIVAGIWFLKNNEKEKGSRPIANNSNAITDNALPNNDEAPKKNADFELHVTEKINIEKLKSYGIPIIIDFGADSCIPCKEMAPVLKELNEELQGKAIIKFVDVWKYQSLAEGYPVSLIPTQILIDAKGKPYNPKNPDEMGLTMYSLKETGEHVFTVHEGGMTKEQMLKVLKEMGLE, encoded by the coding sequence ATGAATGATAAAAGAAATAAAAATACAGTAATAAGAATTGCAGTTCCGGTAATACTTATATGTATTGTAGCAGGTATATGGTTCTTAAAGAATAATGAAAAAGAAAAAGGCAGCAGACCCATAGCTAATAATAGCAATGCTATAACTGATAATGCTTTACCCAATAATGATGAAGCACCAAAGAAAAATGCTGATTTTGAATTACATGTTACTGAAAAAATTAATATTGAAAAGCTAAAATCCTATGGGATTCCAATTATTATTGATTTTGGTGCAGACTCATGTATTCCTTGCAAGGAAATGGCACCTGTATTAAAAGAATTAAATGAAGAGCTGCAGGGAAAGGCTATTATTAAGTTTGTTGATGTTTGGAAATATCAATCTTTGGCTGAAGGATACCCTGTAAGCCTAATACCTACACAAATTCTTATTGATGCAAAAGGGAAGCCGTATAATCCCAAGAATCCTGATGAAATGGGCTTAACGATGTATTCTTTAAAAGAAACCGGAGAACATGTTTTTACTGTCCATGAAGGTGGTATGACTAAAGAGCAGATGCTGAAAGTTCTAAAAGAAATGGGGTTAGAATAA
- a CDS encoding 4Fe-4S dicluster domain-containing protein, whose translation MSKTWYPVINYESCIECGACTNKCTHEVYDLKKAPIPVVIYPEGCVHGCHGCGNLCPTASIEYVGEQIVAEESCGCSCDTSEEGCC comes from the coding sequence ATGTCAAAAACCTGGTATCCTGTTATTAACTACGAAAGCTGTATTGAGTGTGGAGCATGCACAAATAAATGTACACATGAGGTATACGATTTGAAAAAAGCACCTATTCCTGTGGTAATTTATCCTGAGGGATGTGTTCATGGCTGTCATGGCTGTGGTAATCTTTGCCCAACTGCATCTATTGAATATGTAGGGGAACAAATTGTGGCAGAAGAAAGCTGTGGTTGTTCTTGTGATACTTCTGAGGAGGGATGCTGTTAA
- a CDS encoding permease, which translates to MKAILKRYRAFIIAGIGIVMLTIFNNEVGFKALNISAYSFKEMLLVIPPVFVLLGLLDIWVPRETMIKYMGEGSGLKGILLAILIGSAAAGPLYGAFPVAAVFMKKGVKFSNILIFIGAWSTTKIPMLLFEMTSLGAKFAFTRLLADIPGIIIIAYILSKLISKEEVEKIYEKAELINK; encoded by the coding sequence ATGAAAGCCATATTAAAAAGGTATAGAGCATTTATAATTGCAGGAATAGGTATAGTTATGCTTACAATATTTAATAATGAAGTGGGCTTCAAAGCACTAAATATTTCGGCTTACTCTTTCAAAGAAATGCTTCTTGTCATCCCTCCGGTTTTTGTTTTACTTGGACTCCTTGATATATGGGTGCCAAGAGAAACAATGATCAAGTATATGGGAGAAGGTTCCGGGTTAAAAGGTATTTTACTAGCTATACTTATAGGTTCAGCGGCTGCAGGCCCTCTCTATGGAGCCTTTCCAGTGGCGGCGGTATTTATGAAAAAGGGTGTTAAATTCAGTAATATACTCATTTTTATTGGAGCATGGTCAACAACTAAAATACCAATGTTGTTGTTCGAAATGACATCTCTTGGAGCAAAATTTGCCTTCACAAGGCTTCTAGCGGATATACCCGGAATTATCATTATAGCCTATATTCTATCAAAGCTTATCTCAAAAGAAGAAGTGGAAAAGATTTATGAAAAGGCTGAGTTAATCAATAAATAA
- a CDS encoding MFS transporter: MDNKRKNIMIMTLSIMAFFANGDNYAVAPLLINIAKDLNIGISSAAASVTAYMLTFGLFTIIFGPLGDRYGKTKIINIAAFGTAVFSMLGAFVSTLMMVGVVTMPVEIKYFGKKLTILRNVLAFVFSFVVAYIIGMVVR; the protein is encoded by the coding sequence ATGGATAATAAACGTAAAAATATCATGATTATGACATTAAGTATTATGGCTTTTTTTGCAAATGGAGATAACTACGCCGTAGCTCCTCTGTTAATAAATATAGCAAAGGATTTAAATATTGGTATAAGCAGTGCAGCAGCATCAGTTACAGCTTACATGCTGACATTTGGGTTATTTACAATTATATTTGGACCCTTAGGAGATAGATATGGCAAAACTAAGATAATTAATATTGCTGCCTTTGGAACTGCAGTCTTTAGTATGCTTGGAGCCTTTGTTTCAACACTTATGATGGTTGGAGTTGTGACAATGCCCGTTGAAATAAAGTATTTTGGTAAAAAGCTTACCATCTTAAGAAATGTACTAGCCTTTGTATTTTCCTTTGTTGTAGCATATATTATCGGAATGGTGGTGAGATAA
- a CDS encoding thioredoxin family protein encodes MVIKVLGTGCANCKKLEANTRQAVEELGLDAVIEKVTDIKDIMKYGVMKTPALVVDEKVKIMGRVPSAEEIKKYL; translated from the coding sequence ATGGTAATTAAAGTTTTAGGAACAGGTTGTGCAAACTGTAAAAAGTTAGAGGCTAACACTAGACAGGCTGTAGAGGAATTAGGATTAGATGCAGTTATTGAAAAAGTAACTGACATCAAAGATATTATGAAGTATGGTGTAATGAAGACTCCGGCACTGGTAGTGGATGAAAAGGTAAAGATAATGGGAAGAGTTCCTTCAGCAGAAGAAATAAAGAAATATCTATAA
- a CDS encoding permease — translation MDIISNFFSFLNDQLLKMNWLYEIVKLMVEKVFGLSISDRLGGSIHFFIYDTIKIFILLSVLIFIISYIQSYYPPERTKKILGNIKGIKGNILGALLGTITPFCSCSSIPIFIGFTSAGLPLGITFSFLISSPLVDLASLMILASFFGPKIAIAYVVVGLVLAVIGGTMIDKLGLEKYVQGYVREIENVDAEIIEMTRHERIAYSKEQVRDIFKRVWIYVLIGVGIGAAIHNLIPKTVVESVIGSKNPFAVLLATVIGIPMYADIFGTLPIAEALFGKGVGIGTVLSFMMAVTALSLPSIIMLSKVVKTKLLVIFVGIVSVGIIIIGYLFNAFSYIFI, via the coding sequence ATGGACATTATTTCAAATTTTTTCAGTTTTCTAAATGATCAGTTATTGAAGATGAATTGGCTCTATGAGATTGTAAAGCTGATGGTAGAAAAGGTCTTTGGACTATCAATCAGCGATAGATTAGGTGGCAGTATCCACTTCTTTATATACGATACTATAAAGATATTCATACTGTTATCTGTACTAATATTTATAATTTCATACATTCAAAGTTACTACCCACCGGAAAGAACTAAAAAGATATTAGGAAATATTAAAGGAATAAAAGGAAATATACTGGGTGCATTACTTGGAACTATTACACCCTTTTGCAGCTGTTCAAGTATTCCGATATTTATAGGTTTTACTTCTGCCGGTTTACCTCTTGGAATCACTTTTTCTTTTTTAATATCTTCTCCTTTGGTGGATCTGGCATCATTAATGATATTAGCATCCTTCTTTGGCCCAAAGATTGCAATAGCTTACGTTGTTGTAGGACTTGTATTAGCGGTAATAGGAGGGACAATGATTGACAAGCTAGGTCTGGAGAAATATGTTCAAGGTTATGTCAGAGAAATAGAAAATGTTGATGCAGAGATAATTGAAATGACCAGACATGAAAGAATAGCATATTCTAAGGAGCAGGTTAGAGACATTTTTAAAAGAGTATGGATTTATGTATTAATAGGGGTTGGTATCGGAGCAGCGATTCATAACCTGATACCAAAAACTGTGGTAGAAAGTGTAATAGGAAGTAAAAATCCTTTTGCGGTATTATTGGCTACAGTAATTGGCATCCCAATGTATGCTGATATATTCGGTACTTTGCCCATAGCTGAAGCACTCTTTGGCAAAGGAGTGGGTATTGGTACGGTGTTATCTTTCATGATGGCTGTTACAGCATTATCTCTGCCGTCAATAATTATGCTTAGCAAAGTTGTAAAGACTAAACTATTAGTTATATTTGTGGGTATAGTATCTGTAGGAATAATCATAATTGGCTACCTATTTAATGCATTTTCATATATATTTATTTAA
- the arsM gene encoding arsenite methyltransferase, with the protein MSNNKEEIRVYIRKKYSKVAKLKESGTGCCGTGGCCCGDSSVSDSSIQEAAERLGYNTEELNNIPEGSNMGLGCGNPIAIASLKEGETVLDLGSGGGIDCFLALSKVGQTGHVIGVDMTPEMIELSRKNVAEEGCKNLEFRLGEIEHLPVADNSVDVIISNCVINLSLDKRQVFSEAYRVLKKGGRISISDVAATAEIPEEMKNDLSAVAGCIAGAEHIDNIRKMLSEVGFNNIRLTEKANSREILNSWIPGRNLDKFVASFYIEAQKD; encoded by the coding sequence ATGTCTAATAATAAAGAAGAAATTAGAGTATATATACGTAAAAAATATTCCAAAGTAGCAAAGCTTAAAGAGAGTGGAACTGGGTGCTGCGGAACCGGTGGCTGCTGCTGTGGAGATAGCAGTGTTTCAGACAGCAGTATCCAAGAAGCAGCTGAACGACTTGGTTACAATACTGAGGAATTAAACAACATCCCTGAAGGATCCAATATGGGGCTAGGTTGTGGAAACCCTATCGCCATAGCTTCTCTTAAGGAAGGTGAGACGGTGCTGGATCTTGGCAGCGGAGGAGGTATTGACTGTTTCCTTGCTCTAAGCAAGGTTGGCCAAACTGGTCATGTTATCGGTGTAGATATGACACCGGAAATGATTGAACTTTCCAGAAAAAATGTTGCAGAGGAAGGCTGTAAAAACCTTGAGTTTAGACTTGGGGAGATAGAACATTTGCCGGTAGCAGATAATTCTGTAGATGTAATAATCTCTAACTGTGTTATAAATCTATCATTAGATAAGAGACAGGTTTTTAGTGAGGCATATAGAGTGCTTAAAAAAGGCGGCCGTATATCCATATCTGATGTAGCTGCCACCGCTGAAATCCCTGAAGAAATGAAAAATGATTTAAGCGCCGTAGCAGGGTGTATTGCAGGGGCAGAACATATAGATAACATAAGAAAGATGCTGTCAGAAGTAGGATTTAATAATATAAGGTTAACGGAGAAGGCAAATAGCAGGGAGATCTTAAATTCCTGGATTCCCGGCAGGAATCTTGATAAATTTGTAGCCTCATTTTACATTGAAGCCCAAAAGGACTAG
- a CDS encoding ArsR/SmtB family transcription factor has protein sequence MDKLTDFFKMLSDETRVRILVLLYHKKLCVCQMCGIMNETQPKISKHLAKLRDMGFVKDERKEQFIYYYLNLKDELFENVVKSIIESIDEYETLKMDLKKINTAEEFLNTCR, from the coding sequence ATGGATAAACTAACAGACTTTTTTAAAATGCTTTCAGATGAAACAAGGGTAAGAATACTAGTGCTTTTATATCATAAGAAGCTTTGTGTTTGCCAAATGTGCGGCATAATGAATGAGACACAGCCAAAAATTTCAAAGCACCTGGCAAAACTTAGAGATATGGGCTTTGTTAAGGATGAAAGAAAAGAACAATTTATATATTATTACTTAAATCTAAAGGATGAGCTCTTTGAAAATGTAGTAAAGAGTATTATAGAGAGCATAGATGAATATGAAACATTAAAGATGGATCTCAAGAAAATTAACACTGCTGAGGAATTCCTGAATACATGTAGATAA
- the arsB gene encoding ACR3 family arsenite efflux transporter yields MTIENENSSGIGFFQKYLTIWVAACMIVGILIGKFIPAIPEFLNQFEYAKVSIPVAILIWVMIYPMMMKVDFHSIVNVRKNPKGLYVTWTANWLIKPFTMYAIASFFLYVVFRNFITPDLAKEYLAGAVLLAAAPCTAMVFVWSTLTKGNPAYTVVQVATNDLIILIAFVPIVKFLLGISDVSVPWNTLILSVVLFVVIPLAGGIVTRVLISKNRGVEYFEKQFLPKFDNATIVGLLLTLILLFAFQGEVFLNNPLHILLIAVPLTIQTFLIFFISYLACKWLKLSHDVAAPAGMIGASNFFELSVAVAIALFGTTSPAALATVVGVLTEVPVMLILVKIANNTKHWFPAKGPVKSNS; encoded by the coding sequence ATGACAATAGAAAATGAAAATAGCAGTGGTATTGGATTTTTTCAGAAATATTTAACTATTTGGGTAGCAGCTTGCATGATAGTAGGAATTCTTATAGGAAAGTTTATTCCGGCAATACCCGAATTTCTTAACCAATTTGAGTATGCTAAGGTATCAATACCTGTGGCTATATTAATATGGGTTATGATTTATCCAATGATGATGAAGGTGGACTTTCACAGTATTGTAAATGTTAGAAAGAACCCGAAAGGGTTGTACGTTACATGGACTGCAAATTGGCTTATTAAGCCTTTTACAATGTATGCTATAGCATCATTTTTCTTGTATGTAGTCTTTAGAAACTTTATTACACCGGATTTGGCCAAAGAGTATTTAGCTGGAGCAGTACTTCTTGCAGCTGCCCCATGTACTGCAATGGTATTTGTTTGGAGCACTTTGACCAAAGGTAATCCAGCCTACACAGTAGTACAGGTTGCCACCAATGACTTAATCATTTTAATTGCCTTTGTGCCAATTGTTAAGTTCTTATTAGGTATCAGTGATGTAAGTGTACCTTGGAATACACTGATTTTATCTGTGGTGCTTTTTGTGGTAATACCACTGGCTGGAGGTATCGTGACAAGAGTGCTTATAAGTAAAAACAGAGGTGTGGAATATTTTGAAAAGCAATTTCTTCCCAAGTTTGATAATGCAACTATTGTTGGTCTGCTTCTTACGCTGATTCTGCTATTTGCATTCCAAGGAGAGGTTTTCCTGAATAATCCGCTGCACATTCTTCTTATTGCAGTACCGCTTACTATACAAACTTTCTTAATTTTCTTTATTTCATATTTGGCATGTAAGTGGCTCAAATTAAGCCATGATGTTGCAGCTCCTGCGGGTATGATAGGAGCATCCAACTTCTTTGAACTGTCTGTAGCGGTGGCAATTGCGTTATTTGGAACTACATCACCAGCAGCTCTTGCTACTGTAGTAGGAGTATTAACTGAGGTGCCTGTAATGCTTATTCTTGTAAAGATAGCAAATAATACAAAGCACTGGTTTCCGGCGAAAGGCCCAGTGAAAAGTAACAGCTAA
- a CDS encoding arsenate reductase ArsC, with the protein MKPKVAFICVHNSCRSQMAEALGKMFASDVFESYSAGTELRPQINQDAVRIIKDLYNVDMNETHKSKLLDDIPEVDIVVKMGCNVVCPFLPSRHEEDWGLEDPSGKSDEEFIKTAKIIEEKVKDLAKRIKNNEIDLSLERDVR; encoded by the coding sequence ATGAAACCAAAAGTAGCTTTTATATGTGTGCACAATTCCTGCAGATCTCAAATGGCAGAGGCATTAGGAAAGATGTTTGCTTCTGATGTTTTTGAATCTTATTCAGCAGGAACAGAGTTAAGACCACAAATCAACCAGGATGCAGTCAGAATAATAAAGGATTTATATAATGTAGATATGAATGAAACTCATAAATCCAAGCTTCTAGATGATATTCCAGAGGTAGATATTGTTGTAAAAATGGGATGTAATGTGGTATGTCCGTTCTTACCATCAAGACATGAGGAAGATTGGGGATTAGAAGACCCATCCGGTAAAAGTGATGAAGAATTTATTAAAACTGCAAAAATCATTGAAGAAAAAGTAAAGGACTTGGCAAAAAGAATTAAAAATAATGAAATTGATTTATCTTTAGAAAGAGATGTTAGATAA
- a CDS encoding ArsR/SmtB family transcription factor, producing MDLIQVMKALADETRIRILNLLKHGELCVCEIETILEINQSNTSRHLIKLQNANILEYFKKAKYVYYKLNDETMSKYPFIKEIIEKETVKLKICQNDYSRLSKYRDSNLSCDDLKEGKVQF from the coding sequence ATGGACCTAATACAAGTGATGAAGGCACTTGCAGATGAAACACGGATTAGGATATTGAATTTGCTAAAACATGGGGAACTGTGTGTCTGCGAGATAGAAACAATATTAGAAATAAATCAATCTAATACTTCAAGGCACCTGATAAAACTTCAAAATGCTAATATACTTGAGTATTTCAAGAAGGCTAAATATGTATACTATAAATTAAATGATGAAACTATGAGTAAATATCCTTTTATAAAAGAGATTATAGAGAAAGAAACAGTAAAGCTGAAGATATGTCAGAATGACTACTCCAGACTAAGCAAATACAGGGACAGCAACTTAAGCTGTGATGATTTGAAGGAAGGTAAAGTTCAATTTTAA